In Gadus chalcogrammus isolate NIFS_2021 chromosome 13, NIFS_Gcha_1.0, whole genome shotgun sequence, a single genomic region encodes these proteins:
- the LOC130402605 gene encoding G-protein coupled receptor 61-like yields the protein MEPSWNSSSHSPPHAHSASNMSASLVPPAQDWALSHCLALLAMLLMDLLAVVGNGAVMAVIAKAPQLHKFAFVFHLCSVDLLAALVLMPLGMLSGRAFFGEALCRSYLFLSVCLVSAAILSISAINVERYYYVIHPMRYEVKMTVGLVASVLVGIWVKALAMSVLPLVAWLLQGGRGPLLDGGGVGVGVAAAGGVGGGGGGGGPGGPPAPSPGGHRRCSLHWTVGGSNRLVFMVLFTLVYFLCPLLLILVVYCNMFKVARVAAMHRGPLPTWMDTPRRQRLESISSRSTMVTSSGSGTGTARATPHRSSFGGGKAAAVLAAVGGQFLCCWLPYFSFHLYSAVAATPPAALASLEEVVTWIGYFCFTSNPFFYGCLNRQIREELGKHVPCLFRRARPEDEDLDGREGSIEENFLQFLQGTGCNLDPPDSQGTSSPKGEACRPAVHAQATQAPQAVPIDFRIPGQIAEDTAEFTDSEHVKKNNHIIKDS from the coding sequence ATGGAGCCCTCGTGGaactcctcctcacacagcCCTCCGCACGCACACTCCGCCTCCAACATGTCCGCCTCGCTGGTGCCCCCCGCGCAGGACTGGGCGCTCTCCCACTGCCTAGCCCTGCTGGCCATGCTGCTCATGGACCTGCTGGCCGTGGTGGGCAACGGCGCCGTCATGGCCGTGATCGCCAAGGCGCCGCAGCTCCACAAGTTTGCGTTCGTCTTCCACCTGTGCTCGGTGGACCTGCTGGCCGCGCTGGTGCTGATGCCCCTGGGGATGCTCTCCGGCCGGGCCTTCTTCGGGGAGGCGCTGTGCCGCAGCTACCTCTTCCTCAGCGTGTGCCTGGTGAGCGCCGCCATCCTCTCCATCTCCGCCATCAACGTGGAGCGCTACTACTACGTCATCCACCCCATGCGCTACGAGGTGAAGATGACCGTGGGCCTGGTGGCCTCGGTGCTGGTGGGGATCTGGGTCAAGGCCCTGGCCATGTCCGTCCTGCCCCTGGTGGCCTGGCTCCTGCAGGGCGGCCGGGGCCCTCTGCTGGacgggggcggggtgggggtgggggtggcggcggccggcggggtcggaggaggcggcggcggcggcgggcccgGGGGCCCCCCGGCGCCGTCCCCGGGGGGCCACAGGCGGTGCTCGCTGCACTGGACGGTGGGGGGCTCCAACCGCCTGGTGTTCATGGTCCTCTTCACGCTGGTGTACTTCCTGTGCCCGCTGCTGCTCATCCTGGTGGTGTACTGCAACATGTTCAAGGTGGCCCGCGTGGCCGCCATGCACCGCGGGCCCCTGCCCACCTGGATGGACACGCCCCGCCGCCAGCGGCTGGAGTCCATCAGCAGCCGCTCCACCATGGTGACCAGCTCGGGGTCGGGCACGGGCACGGCCCGCGCCACCCCGCACAGGTCCTCCTTCGGCGGGGGCAAGGCGGCGGCCGTGCTGGCGGCCGTGGGCGGCCAGTTCCTCTGCTGCTGGCTGCCCTACTTCTCCTTTCACCTGTACTCGGCGGTGGCGgccaccccccccgccgccctggcctccctggaggaggtggtcacCTGGATCGGCTACTTCTGCTTCACCTCAAACCCCTTCTTCTACGGCTGCCTCAACAGGCAGATCCGCGAGGAGCTGGGCAAGCACGTGCCCTGCCTGTTCCGACGCGCCCGCCCGGAGGACGAGGACCTGGACGGCCGCGAGGGCTCCATCGAGGAGAACTTCCTGCAGTTCCTCCAGGGCACGGGGTGTAACCTCGACCCCCCGGACTCGCAGGGCACGTCCAGCCCCAAGGGAGAGGCGTGCCGCCCCGCGGTCCACGCTCAGGCCACTCAAGCCCCGCAGGCCGTTCCTATCGATTTCAGGATTCCCGGGCAGATCGCCGAGGACACGGCAGAGTTCACGGATAGTGAgcacgtgaaaaaaaacaaccataTAATAAAAGACAGTTAG
- the LOC130402317 gene encoding amphoterin-induced protein 1-like, which translates to MPACMHACVCVSVCVLQVTQTWFLPHPPPPRRPPLRRPTMRDPRSPSPGVPLPRRYLAALPLVLLIASVTADAQFMSLPLNSRTVCVCASNIVSCSQLNLTSVPYNLPSYAAVLDLSFNLISRLRADWTQVSLCRLHTLHLNHNGLTFLSSEAFAHVTQLRYLDLSSNGLRILEELIFEPLEHLEVLLLYNNHISQIDRTAFSGLACLQKLYLSGNQISRFPLEVVKERGRLETLSLLDVSSNRIKALPLAELQALPAWIKNDLYFHRNPLPCSCELHGLLALWDLQRFSSASDFREEHTCLVVGVKEKEKVAVLDLSRVHLNCSEVKVVKANAYLGQYLLLDCDTRQRGMLKTWALPENVTVSRADKSALLLPGGGLQIGPLRADDSGVYLCHATSDAYNETLHITVEVFNATLSGGLESIKTAYTTLVGCLFSVVMVLIYLYLTPCPCACCPGHGLTAVSGADDSLRSSTVSVCQMHEETGGKHDGDKTDKNFLNRQQQQQQQHTGFLGAKDPAEQNGRLNPIGEEEEEWHGENGARRGSDADSVSSVCSGTPMVV; encoded by the exons atgcctgcgtgcatgcatgcttgtgtctgtgtgtctgtgtgtgtg CTACAAGTCACTCAAACGTGGTtcctgccccaccccccccccccccgccgccctccccTCCGCCGTCCCACCATGAGAGACCCGCGCTCGCCCTCCCCCGGGGTCCCGCTGCCCCGACGGTACCTCGCGGCGCTCCCGCTGGTTCTCCTGATCGCCTCCGTGACCGCCGACGCCCAGTTCATGTCCCTGCCGCTCAACAGCCGgacggtgtgcgtgtgcgccagCAACATCGTCAGCTGCTCCCAGCTCAACCTGACCAGCGTGCCGTACAACCTGCCCTCCTACGCCGCCGTGCTGGACCTCAGCTTCAACCTCATCTCCCGGCTGCGCGCCGACTGGACCCAGGTCTCGCTGTGCCGGCTGCACACCCTCCACCTGAACCACAACGGCCTCACCTTCCTCTCCTCCGAGGCCTTCGCCCACGTCACCCAGCTGCGCTACCTGGACCTGTCCTCCAACGGCCTGCGCATCCTGGAGGAGCTCATCTTCGAGCCGCTGGAGCACCTGGAGGTGCTGCTGCTCTACAACAACCACATCTCCCAGATCGACCGCACCGCCTTCTCGGGCCTGGCGTGCCTGCAGAAGCTGTACCTGAGCGGGAACCAGATCTCCCGCTTCCccctggaggtggtgaaggagcgGGGCCGGCTGGAGACCCTCTCCCTGCTGGACGTCTCCTCCAACCGGATCAAAGCGCTGCCCCTGGCCGAGCTGCAGGCCCTGCCCGCCTGGATCAAGAACGACCTGTACTTCCACCGCAACCCGCTGCCCTGCAGCTGCGAGCTGCACGGCCTGCTGGCCCTCTGGGACCTCCAGAGGTTCAGCTCCGCCTCGGACTTCCGCGAGGAGCACACCtgcctggtggtgggggtgaaggagaaggagaaggtggcGGTGCTGGACCTGAGCCGGGTGCACCTGAACTGCAGCGAGGTGAAGGTGGTGAAGGCCAACGCGTACCTGGGCCAGTACCTGCTGCTGGACTGCGACACGCGGCAGCGCGGCATGCTGAAGACCTGGGCGCTGCCGGAGAACGTCACCGTGTCCCGCGCCGACAAGAGCGCCCTGCTGCTCCCGGGGGGCGGGCTGCAGATCGGCCCGCTGAGGGCCGACGACTCAGGGGTGTACCTGTGCCACGCCACCAGCGACGCCTACAACGAGACCCTGCACATCACCGTGGAGGTGTTCAACGCCACTCTCAGCGGCGGGCTGGAGAGCATCAAGACGGCGTACACCACGCTGGTGGGCTGCCTGTTCAGCGTGGTCATGGTGCTCATCTACCTCTACCTCACGCCCTGCCCCTGCGCCTGCTGCCCCGGCCACGGGCTGACGGCGGTCAGCGGCGCCGACGACAGCCTGCGTTCTTCCACGGTGAGCGTGTGCCAGATGCACGAGGAGACGGGGGGCAAGCACGACGGGGACAAGACGGATAAGAACTTCCTGaaccggcagcagcagcagcagcagcagcacacggGGTTCCTGGGGGCCAAAGACCCCGCGGAGCAGAACGGGAGGCTGAACCCcatcggggaggaggaggaggagtggcacGGGGAGAACGGTGCCAGGCGGGGGTCTGACGCCGACTCCGTCAGCTCTGTCTGCTCCGGAACTCCGATGGTGGTGTAA
- the LOC130401845 gene encoding pepsin A-like, which yields MVSFKMKSAVLLVLLVAFTEGLVKIPLFRGKSARQALEEVGLYEEYKAQYPQPSLQRGLKVTNVPITYDPQVTYYGVIGIGNPPQYFKVLFDTGSADLWVPSLNCTHYSCGNHARFNRSASSTLQKGDGDFTVDYVSGYVKGVTAYDTVLVGDIYVVNQLFGLTYSGGSFLRYMPWDGIQGLAFSGASALGGTPLFKNMWNQGRITQNQFSMYLSKSVEGSALILGGVDEQYFTEPVNWVMVKEEDTYWTIQIDSITINGNTVACSGGCLAIVDSGTALITGPTRDIDNINGWVGAYQAGGDQASVGCSNVGVMPDLVFNIGGNAFHLPASAYVLQYGTSCQTGFEYVPGSWILGEVFMRHYYTVFDVNNSRVGFALAV from the exons ATGGTCAGCTTTAAGATGAAGTCTGCTGTTTTACTGGTGCTTCTTGTGGCTTTCACAGAGGGACTTGTCAA AATCCCTTTGTTCAGAGGCAAGTCTGCCCGTCAGGCTCTTGAAGAGGTTGGACTTTACGAAGAATACAAGGCACAGTATCCTCAGCCAAGTCTTCAGAGAGGGCTGAAGGTGACCAACGTGCCTATTACCTATGATCCACAG GTTACCTATTATGGCGTGATTGGCATTGGAAATCCCCCGCAATACTTCAAGGTGCTTTTTGACACCGGCTCTGCAGACCTATGGGTGCCGTCCTTGAATTGCACCCATTACAGCTGCG GAAACCATGCAAGGTTCAATCGCTCGGCTTCCTCCACCCTTCAGAAGGGCGACGGGGACTTTACCGTGGATTATGTGTCGGGCTATGTGAAGGGCGTGACGGCGTATGACACCGTTCTG GTCGGTGACATTTATGTGGTGAACCAGCTCTTCGGCCTGACCTACTCGGGGGGGTCGTTCCTCAGGTACATGCCCTGGGATGGCATACAAGGCCTGGCTTTCAGCGGTGCTTCCGCATTGGGGGGGACTCCTCTCTTCAAAAACATGTGGAATCAGGGCAGGATCACACAAAACCAGTTCTCAATGTACTTGAGCAA ATCCGTGGAGGGAAGTGCTTTGATCCTAGGGGGAGTGGATGAGCAATATTTCACTGAACCAGTCAACTGGGTCATGGTCAAGGAGGAGGACACTTACTGGACCATCCAAATAGATAG CATCACCATCAACGGGAACACGGTGGCCTGCAGCGGCGGCTGCCTGGCCATCGTGGACTCGGGCACGGCCCTCATCACCGGGCCAACCAGGGACATCGACAACATCAACGGCTGGGTGGGGGCCTACCAGGCAGGGGGCGAT CAAGCTTCAGTGGGCTGCAGTAACGTCGGGGTGATGCCAGACCTGGTCTTCAACATCGGCGGCAATGCCTTTCACCTCCCGGCCTCAGCCTACGTCCTGCAG TACGGGACCAGCTGCCAAACCGGGTTTGAGTATGTCCCTGGGTCGTGGATCCTGGGCGAGGTCTTCATGAGGCACTACTACACCGTGTTCGACGTCAACAACTCCAGGGTGGGCTTTGCCCTCGCCGTGTGA